In a genomic window of Salegentibacter salegens:
- a CDS encoding acyl-CoA dehydrogenase, producing the protein MDFKLTEEHIMIRDAARDFAKAELLPGVIERDEKQEFPRELVKKMGDLGFLGMMASPEYGGGGMDTIAYILVMEELSKIDASASVMVSVNNSLVCWGLDTYGNEEQKKKYLTKLTTGEKLGAFCLSEPEAGSDATSQRTTAIDKGDHYVLNGTKNWITNGSSADYYLVIAQTDREKKHKGINAFIVEKGVEGFEIGPKEQKMGIRGSDTHSLNFNDVKVPKENRIGEDGFGFKFAMKTLSGGRIGIAAQALGIASGAYELALDYSKQRKAFGTEICNHQAIAFKLADMYTSIEASRHLVMKAAWEKDQGANYDLTGAMAKVYASKTAMDVTTEAVQVHGGNGYVKEYHVERLMRDAKITQIYEGTSEIQKIVISRAILKD; encoded by the coding sequence ATGGATTTCAAACTTACAGAAGAACATATCATGATTCGCGATGCCGCTCGTGATTTTGCAAAAGCAGAATTATTACCGGGTGTTATTGAGAGAGATGAAAAACAGGAATTCCCAAGAGAGCTGGTAAAAAAGATGGGAGATCTTGGTTTTCTGGGTATGATGGCTTCTCCTGAATATGGTGGAGGTGGAATGGATACCATCGCTTATATATTGGTGATGGAAGAGCTTTCTAAGATAGACGCATCTGCATCGGTTATGGTATCGGTAAATAATTCCCTGGTATGCTGGGGACTTGACACTTACGGAAACGAAGAACAAAAGAAAAAATATCTAACAAAACTTACTACCGGTGAAAAACTTGGTGCTTTTTGCCTTTCTGAACCTGAAGCAGGAAGTGATGCAACTTCACAGCGCACCACAGCCATAGATAAAGGAGATCATTACGTTCTTAACGGAACCAAGAATTGGATCACCAACGGTAGTTCTGCTGATTATTATTTAGTTATCGCCCAAACCGACCGTGAGAAAAAACACAAAGGGATTAATGCATTCATTGTTGAAAAAGGTGTGGAAGGTTTTGAAATTGGTCCCAAAGAACAAAAAATGGGAATTCGCGGAAGCGATACACATTCATTAAATTTTAATGATGTAAAAGTTCCTAAAGAAAATAGAATTGGCGAAGACGGTTTCGGCTTCAAATTCGCTATGAAAACGCTTTCTGGCGGAAGAATAGGAATCGCCGCACAGGCTCTGGGAATTGCTTCTGGTGCCTACGAGTTGGCTTTAGATTATTCAAAACAACGTAAAGCCTTTGGTACCGAAATTTGCAACCACCAGGCAATTGCTTTTAAACTTGCCGATATGTACACCTCTATTGAAGCTTCCAGGCATTTGGTTATGAAAGCTGCCTGGGAAAAAGACCAGGGTGCAAATTACGACCTTACCGGAGCGATGGCAAAAGTGTACGCTTCAAAAACTGCTATGGATGTTACTACTGAAGCTGTACAGGTTCACGGCGGTAATGGATATGTAAAAGAATACCACGTAGAGCGCTTAATGCGTGATGCCAAAATTACCCAGATATACGAAGGAACTTCAGAAATTCAAAAAATTGTAATTTCCAGGGCTATCCTTAAAGATTAA